The genomic region TAAATCATTACCATATTCCGGTAAAGAAATAAATAGTATTGCAAAATTATTTGAGTTACAAGGTATTAGTACAAAAAATCTTATTGACACTGATGCATCTGAAAAAAATCTAAAGACCTTTGCTAAAGATTTTAAATACCTTCATATTGCAACTCATGGTATTATAAATAATATTCATCCTGAATTAAGCGGATTGGTATTCATTAATGATAATAATGTGAGTAAAGAGAAGGAACCGGACAATAAAACCAAACAAAGTTGGAAATTAGAACAAAATACAGACGGAATTTTGTATGCAAAAGAAATATTTGATTTGGATTTAAATGCTGAATTAGTAGTATTAAGTGCCTGCGAAACCGGGATTGGTAAACTTGAAAAAGGAGAAGGTGTTATTTCATTGACAAGGGGTTTCTTATACAACCGGGTACCAAATATTGTATTCTCTTTATGGAAAATCAACGATAAAAATACCTGCGATTTAATGACTGACTTTTACAGTAATATTATACAGGGCAAATCCTATGCTTCTGCACTTAGACACGCAAAGCTTAATATGATCAATAATAAAGAAACTGCCTATCCCGGAAATTGGGCTGCCTTTTCTTTAATCGGTAAATAAACCAATAAAAATAATTTATTGCCAATACAAAATATTTGTCTGTATTTGCACCTAATTCCGAAATTATCCAACTAATTAGTAACAGTATGCAAAATATAGACAGAATTTTGAGTATTGAACTTCCAAAAAATCAATCGGCATTTTTATGGGGACCCGGAAAAACAACCTTATTAAAAACCAAATTTCCGCAAAGCATTGTTTATGATTTTCTCCAAACTGGTTTATTTTTTAATTTTTAAAAAAAGCCTTCACTATTACGTGAACAATTGCTTGCAAAAAACAAGAAGCTGTTGAATTCCCCGATAATTCTTGATGAACACTTTATATTAATGGAAATTGCTGCCTATAATTCATATAAAGAAATTGACTTTGAAATAAACTTTTGGCGAACAAAATCCGGTTTAGAAGTAGATTTTATTCTTGGCAACGGTGAAGTGGCAATTGAAGTTAAAGGAACAAATCGTGTTGATAATAAAAATTTAAAACCCACTGAAACATTCATTGAAGAATATTCACCTGAAAAAGCTTTTGTTGTATGCAATGAAACAGAAGAAAGACTTAAAGGGAAGGTTCGCATAATACCTTACAGGAAATTCCTGTCTTCGTTATGGGAAGGTGAGATAATTAAATAAATTTGTTCATGCAAAAATATAAATAAAAAAAGTAAACTTCTTTGTAACGATTTTTAATTTCCGGACATATCAGTATAAGTTTGCAAAATTTTCTACTTGCAAGACTTTTTATTTTTATAACTCAAAAATTAAAGAAAATGAAATCAAAAAGTATTCTGTTAAAAAACATAAGCAAAATAAGTTATCTGTTTTTAATAATAATTGTTATATTTTCATCGTGTAAAAAGGATGAAAATATTGAGCCTGTGCAAATTTCTGATTTAAGCGGATTTTGGATTATTTCAGAAACTATTACAGGTAATTGCCATGGAAGTGTTGAAACTGAACAAGAAACAGAAATATTTTCAATTTATCAGCAAAACAAAAAGTTGACAATAACAATTTATCCTAACGGTGATATTCTTGAAGGAACTGTTGAAGGGGATAAAATCTCATGGGAGGGCACAATTCCTACCGTCAGCGGTAAAACGGATATTGATTTTACAGGCATTGCAACAAACAACGGAA from Bacteroidales bacterium harbors:
- a CDS encoding DUF4143 domain-containing protein is translated as MNSPIILDEHFILMEIAAYNSYKEIDFEINFWRTKSGLEVDFILGNGEVAIEVKGTNRVDNKNLKPTETFIEEYSPEKAFVVCNETEERLKGKVRIIPYRKFLSSLWEGEIIK